A stretch of Aerococcaceae bacterium zg-252 DNA encodes these proteins:
- a CDS encoding alpha/beta hydrolase yields the protein MNNEDVIVQLTMPIFKDLTASIPLVLCQHSHGGNYTLGKREIIESNHYLQPKSYAEELSKLGCATISIDARGFGTRHQFTESELVKEALLYGQTLWGLMLYDLQYLLDFIQVMDLINPSQIGALGMSMGGLMSWWLAAIDERIEWVVDIGSQLHLETLVEQKKLNKHGHYYYVPRLLRYFTTEQIQAKIVPRARLTLVGNQDGNCPIEGVHFLHQYLERIYANEQAIQNWDTFIDAGGHEETPGMRKKWIEFVKHQIGNNKT from the coding sequence TTGAATAATGAAGATGTAATTGTACAGCTAACAATGCCAATTTTCAAAGATTTAACAGCTTCGATACCATTAGTTCTATGTCAACATTCGCATGGTGGAAATTATACATTAGGTAAGCGTGAAATAATCGAAAGCAATCATTATTTACAACCGAAGAGTTACGCGGAAGAATTATCCAAATTAGGTTGTGCAACGATTTCAATTGATGCACGAGGATTTGGTACACGTCACCAATTCACAGAATCGGAGTTGGTTAAAGAAGCGCTCCTTTACGGGCAAACGTTGTGGGGTCTGATGTTATATGATTTACAATATTTATTAGACTTTATTCAAGTGATGGATTTAATAAATCCGTCTCAGATTGGGGCTCTGGGGATGTCCATGGGAGGCTTAATGAGTTGGTGGCTTGCTGCAATTGATGAACGTATTGAATGGGTGGTGGACATAGGTTCCCAGCTCCATTTGGAAACATTAGTTGAACAGAAAAAATTGAACAAGCACGGACATTATTATTATGTACCACGATTGTTGAGATATTTTACAACTGAACAAATCCAAGCAAAAATTGTCCCCAGAGCACGTTTAACGTTAGTAGGGAATCAAGATGGTAATTGTCCGATAGAGGGAGTTCATTTTCTACATCAATATTTAGAAAGAATTTATGCCAACGAACAAGCAATTCAAAATTGGGATACATTTATTGATGCTGGGGGACATGAAGAAACTCCAGGAATGCGAAAGAAATGGATTGAATTTGTTAAGCATCAAATAGGAAATAATAAAACATAG
- a CDS encoding extracellular solute-binding protein, with product MASKFRKATMALALSTLIAGPLFNIQNVLAAEERPTITWMNMLHTASPPNNVIEELLEEYTKTNLDITWIPDASKEERLTTALASNDLADIVTITLMKNSSVRNAMKSGMFWDVKPYLKDYPNLAKISEDRIKAASIEGKLYGIPFQKAYARGGMTLRKDWLDNLGLEVPKTMDELYEVLRAFTFDDPDGNGKDDTVGLGDRNDLRYSSFKTFASYFGAPNGWKVTDEGKFIPEFETEEYMKTMDFSHRLYKEGILQQDFAVTSKADQDDQFVNGKTGAYTGIVSINGHRNKMAAALGEGNFELIPVNKIDGVGDGNYHIWSEGNGVNGVLAFPVTNVKTEEDLRVLLKFVNDLMDEEAYMLMTGGIEGKHYEFDDEGVYKIIDSDLWGQEVQPYSGSRPNEIDITLKSGYEGKRLSDEMIRENDKFAVMDPSVPLDSATMNERGSELTKIIEDATVQYIMGEIDKDGFQEAVKRWRDQGGTQIISEYEEAYKLAQSSEQ from the coding sequence ATGGCATCAAAATTTAGAAAAGCAACGATGGCGTTAGCATTAAGTACATTAATTGCAGGTCCATTGTTTAATATACAAAATGTATTAGCAGCAGAAGAACGTCCAACAATTACCTGGATGAATATGTTGCATACCGCATCGCCACCAAACAATGTGATTGAGGAATTACTAGAAGAGTATACCAAAACGAACTTAGATATTACGTGGATACCAGATGCATCGAAAGAAGAACGATTAACAACAGCCTTAGCGTCGAACGATTTAGCAGATATCGTTACCATCACACTAATGAAAAATTCATCCGTACGTAACGCAATGAAATCAGGAATGTTTTGGGATGTTAAACCTTACTTAAAAGATTACCCTAATTTAGCAAAAATTTCGGAAGACCGTATTAAAGCCGCTTCAATTGAAGGCAAGCTATATGGTATTCCTTTCCAAAAAGCTTATGCACGTGGAGGAATGACTTTACGTAAAGATTGGTTGGACAATTTGGGATTAGAAGTACCAAAAACCATGGATGAATTATACGAAGTATTACGTGCGTTCACATTTGATGATCCAGATGGAAATGGGAAAGATGATACCGTTGGTTTAGGTGACCGAAATGATTTACGTTACAGTAGTTTTAAAACATTTGCCTCATACTTTGGAGCACCGAATGGTTGGAAAGTAACCGATGAGGGTAAATTTATCCCTGAGTTTGAAACGGAAGAATATATGAAAACTATGGATTTCTCACATCGTTTATATAAAGAGGGAATATTACAACAAGATTTTGCAGTAACAAGTAAAGCAGACCAAGATGACCAATTTGTCAATGGGAAAACAGGTGCGTATACCGGTATTGTAAGTATTAATGGACACCGTAATAAGATGGCAGCAGCATTGGGTGAAGGTAACTTTGAACTTATTCCGGTTAATAAAATTGACGGTGTGGGTGATGGCAATTACCACATTTGGTCAGAAGGAAATGGTGTAAACGGAGTATTAGCGTTCCCGGTGACCAATGTGAAGACAGAAGAAGATTTACGTGTATTATTAAAATTCGTCAATGATTTAATGGATGAAGAAGCGTATATGTTAATGACTGGAGGAATTGAAGGAAAACACTATGAGTTTGATGATGAAGGTGTTTATAAAATTATTGATTCCGACTTATGGGGACAAGAAGTACAACCATACTCAGGTTCACGACCAAATGAAATTGATATTACGTTAAAATCAGGATATGAAGGGAAACGATTATCCGATGAAATGATACGAGAAAACGATAAATTTGCAGTGATGGACCCATCTGTGCCATTAGATTCAGCGACAATGAATGAACGTGGTTCAGAATTAACTAAAATAATCGAAGATGCGACGGTACAATATATTATGGGAGAAATCGACAAAGACGGTTTCCAAGAAGCTGTAAAACGTTGGAGAGACCAAGGTGGTACACAAATTATCTCAGAATATGAAGAAGCTTATAAGTTGGCTCAATCATCAGAACAATGA
- a CDS encoding glycoside hydrolase family 28 protein, with amino-acid sequence MVKITDFGASTKHSHEINTAAINDLITKISQEGGGRIEVPAGKFKVTSLELKSNIEFYISPGATLFFETNSFDYPVVNARWEGVDCAVYRSLLYAEHAENISIIGTGTIEGNGHDWWKVFREKSTELKYPRPTTICFNQCDKVKIEGITINNSPSWTVHPLKSNNVSVNGVSIINPNNSPNTDGINPESCKNVRISNCYIDVGDDCIAIKAGTEGALQRISCENITIENCNMLHGHGGIVIGSEMSGDVKNVVVSNCVFNQTDRGIRLKTRRGRGGTIKNIIFNNIIMDGVMCPIVMNLYYFCGPGGKEKYVWDKNPYPVTEETPSIQNITVSNVKAINATAAAGFIYGLPESVIENIQFSNVEITMMTEGTPDFPAMMTDLPKMSQVGFWVGNAKHIDLSGVNLINVKGEAYQLFDTEKVNLPVQ; translated from the coding sequence ATGGTAAAAATAACTGATTTCGGCGCTTCTACAAAGCATTCACATGAAATCAATACAGCTGCAATAAATGATTTGATTACGAAAATTAGTCAAGAAGGTGGGGGACGAATTGAAGTTCCTGCAGGCAAGTTTAAGGTAACATCTCTGGAATTAAAGTCAAACATTGAATTTTATATTTCTCCAGGAGCGACGCTATTTTTTGAAACTAATAGTTTTGATTATCCTGTGGTAAACGCCCGATGGGAAGGTGTTGATTGCGCGGTTTATCGCTCATTATTATATGCAGAACACGCTGAAAATATCTCAATTATCGGTACAGGAACAATTGAAGGAAATGGACATGATTGGTGGAAAGTTTTTAGAGAGAAGTCAACAGAATTAAAATATCCTCGACCAACAACAATTTGTTTTAACCAGTGCGATAAAGTGAAGATTGAGGGAATTACAATTAACAATTCCCCTAGTTGGACAGTGCATCCGTTAAAATCTAATAATGTTTCTGTAAATGGTGTATCAATCATTAATCCAAACAATTCGCCTAATACAGATGGGATAAATCCAGAATCATGTAAAAATGTTCGCATTTCAAATTGCTATATTGATGTTGGAGATGATTGTATTGCAATAAAGGCTGGAACAGAGGGTGCCTTACAGCGTATTTCTTGTGAAAATATTACGATTGAGAATTGTAACATGCTACATGGACACGGCGGTATTGTGATTGGTTCAGAAATGAGTGGCGATGTAAAAAATGTTGTCGTTTCAAACTGTGTATTTAATCAAACAGACCGTGGTATTAGATTGAAAACACGTCGCGGACGTGGTGGTACGATTAAGAATATTATTTTTAATAATATCATTATGGACGGTGTCATGTGTCCGATTGTTATGAATTTATATTATTTCTGTGGTCCGGGTGGAAAAGAAAAATATGTGTGGGATAAAAATCCATATCCAGTTACAGAAGAAACACCTAGCATTCAGAATATTACCGTTTCCAATGTTAAGGCGATTAATGCGACTGCAGCGGCAGGATTTATTTATGGACTGCCAGAAAGTGTCATAGAAAACATTCAGTTTTCAAATGTTGAAATTACGATGATGACTGAGGGGACACCGGATTTTCCTGCGATGATGACCGATTTGCCGAAGATGTCGCAAGTTGGATTTTGGGTAGGAAATGCGAAACATATCGATTTAAGTGGTGTTAATTTAATCAATGTAAAAGGTGAAGCATATCAACTATTTGATACTGAAAAGGTGAATTTGCCAGTGCAGTAA